The DNA window ACGCATCTTCATGGGGTCGTCCACCACGtctgaggagagcagggaggaggagggaggaggacagggttaCCGTACAGGCGTACAGTGTCAACACTCACCTGAGACTTCTACTGGTGGTTTGTGTTCTACAGGTCATTGTGTTCTACTGGTGGTTTGTGTTCTACAGGTCATTGTGTTCTACTGGTGGTTTGTGTTCTAGTGGTCATTGTGTTCTACTGGTGGTTTGTGTTCTAGTGGTCATTGTGTTCTACTGGTGGTTGGTGTTCTAGTGGTTCTGTGTGTTTACTGCcatgttttcccctctctctaccctgcctTTACTGTCACTCATTTAGAAAGCATGAACTGATatacataaacaaataaatTGAGAGAGATCACCCATTAGTTAATTGACCAGTGTGTATTCTTAAGTGTATAGGGGGAAAAGGAATGtcacattcatttagcagatgtttttatccaaagagacagGTGGGTATGAGTGCAACCTGTTGATCTGCAGTCTACCACTAAGCTATAACATCTGCTTCAAAAGTAACTCCAACTGGTCAAATAGTGtgcaggagctgctgctgtgtgtgtgtgttacttctAGTGAGTcttgctgtgtatgtgtgtgtgttacctctagtgagtcgtgctgtgtgtgtgttacctcttgttagtcttgctgtgtgtgtgtgtgtgttacctcttgttagtcgtgctgtgtgtgtgtgttacctctagtgcaggggtgtcaaacatacggcccgcgggccggaaccggcccccaaggaggttcgatcaggcccgcaggataatttgaaagtggaaaaaatgcataaaagacatggaattaatatttttaattcgctgcaattcatggattatccgctaaggggcgcactctttccatcagagtagaagacaagccgcatcactgagacagactgaaaacagcagacggtatcaattaataccttggtctctactagggatgggcgaacgatgccttgtgaagctttggtggtttcttccggattgtgccggcccaaagagccgaactatcggcgctttgaaaatgaacagcgtcatctagcagccgtttaaactggctgaatgaggcgtagtggttgtctccgacggtagactaccctacgttattcaatatttaattaaggctacatgtgttcattttgatctgatattagtgctcacacattaaaatgttgtgatacatccgtaggcctttagaattatgtcattttctcacagtaaaagttaaagaatatcgtacgagattcaccggactggggcgcgaacttgggatcccagattcgcattaacaatatgtagtcgtacaacgctttaaccaactacaccaccgaagagatcattacttattaaagcggttggacggactttatacgatatggtctttatatcaattaaactagatagcacagaagaaagacatgatattttggttatttatagcagagtatggtataattttaatggtccggcccacttgacatcaccctaggccgtatgtggcccacgatgcgaaatgagtttgacacccctgctctagtgagtcgtgctgtgtgtgtgttacctcttgctgtgtgtgtgttacctcttgttagtcgtgctgtgtgtgtgtgtgttacctctactgagtcgtgctgtgtgtgtgttacctcttgTTAGTCGTGCTGTGCTCTCCTGTTGGTTGTGGACTTGTGTCATCATCTCCAGGTTCTTCTGGCTGGCCTCCTTGTGGTCCACAACCGGTAGAGGGTAGTCCTTACCTGCACACACCAGCAGGACTAGAGTACTACTGCAGTTACCTAGGACACATCCAGCCGTAGCTGCGCATGCTCTGGCAGTAGTGGTACTAAAGTAATAGTACTACAGTAGTAATAGTACTAAGTAGTAAGTACATCAGCtgcaaaacctcacgccacaacaacagtttctttccatctgcaGCTGGCCTCATCTACAACGCCCAGAACTCCCAACTGCCACCAATACTGTCATAAAGTCCATCTGTCATTTATTGCACAATGCACTAATCCCATTGCACTATTCTTTAtatcttattttatattttatattaattttACATTGTGTAGTAATGGTTAGATATAGTTGGATACTGTTTTAAATTTTTGAAATGTTATATTTAAAACTCATATGTTCACCGTATGCACCTTCCTTTTGTAAATTGTAAATTCCTTGTCCTTGTCTCCAGCAGTAACAGTACTACAGTAGTTATAGTACTACAGTAGTTATAGTACTACAGTAACAGTACTACAGTAGttataatactacagtagttatagtactacagtagttatagtactacagtaacagtactacagtagttataatactacagtagttATAGTACTACAGTAGTTATAGTACTACAGCAGTAACAGCACTACAGTAGttataatactacagtagttATAGTACTAAAGTAGTTATAGTACTACAGTAATAGTACTACAGTAATAGTACTACAGTAACAGTACTACAGTAGTTATAGTACTACAGTAGGTATTGTACTACAGTAACAGTACTACAGTAGttataatactacagtagttatagtactacagtagttatagtactacagcagtaacagtactacagtagttataatactacagtagttATACTACTAAAGTAGTTATAGTACTACAGCAGTAATAGTACTACAGTAACAGTACTACAGCAGTTATAGTACTACAGTAGTTATAGTACTACAGTAACAGTACTACAGTAGttataatactacagtagttatagtactacagtagcagtactacagtagttataatactacagtagttatagtactacagcagtaacagtactacagtagttataatactacagtagttATAGTACTAAAGTAGTTATAGCACTACAGCAGTAATAGTACTACAGTAATAGTACTACAGTAGTTATAGTACTACAGTAGTTATAGTACTACAGTAACAGTACTACAGTAGttataatactacagtagttatagtactacagtagttatagtactacagcagtaacagtactacagtagttataatactacagtagttATACTACTAAAGTAGTTATAGTACTACAGCAGTAATAGTACTACAGTAATAGTACTACAGTAATAGTACTACAGTAGTTATAGTACTACAGCAATAACAGTACTACAGTAGttataatactacagtagttATAGTACTACAGTAGTTATAGTACTACAGTAACAGTACTACAGTAGTTATAGTACTACAGTAGTTATAGTACTACAGCAGTAACAGTACTACAGTAGTTACAATACTACAGTAGTTATAGTACTACAGTAGTTATAGTACTACAGCAGTAACAGTACTACAGTAGTTATAATACTACAGGAGTTGTAGTAATAAAGTAGTTATAGTACTACAGCAGTAACAGTACTACAGTAACAGTACTACAGCAGTTATAGTACTACAGTAGTTATAGTACTACAGCAGTAACAGTACTACAGTAGttataatactacagtagttGTAGTACTAAAGTAGTTATAGTACTACAGCAGTAACAGTACTACAGTAACAGTACTACAGCAGTTATAGTACTACAGTAGTTATAGTACTACAGTAGTTACCTATGACACATCCAGCCTGTAGCTGCACCTCCTCCGGGGCTTTCCACGGCTCGTAGATGTACTTGGACGGAAAGTCCTTCAGTACTGGCAGGTACTTTCTGCAGACACAGAGGAGGACATCCAACAGGGTGTTTAAAAACACTAAtaatacattgatttatttatatgtatgtaatgtataggcccagtttcccagacatggctTAGGCTGGTCCTGGTCTACCTGAGGTACTCTCCGGTGGGGTCAGTGCGCCGGCCGAAGCGTACAGGACAGAAGATGCGAGGTAACTGGTGGTAGAAGGCACTGGCAGACAGCCACATCCAGTTACCAGCGTTGATGCTGTAGTCTGCATCCAACAGCTCGTCCTCAaacacctgagacacacacacaaacacacacacacatgcttagtGTAGAACAGCCCGTATCCTAACCCTGTGCATGTGACACGCTTTCTACCAACTCATACCCTCttacctctccatctcccttttcatccctcctcccgccccctcTAACCTCCTCATCTAcatacccctccctccctctttcctcctctctcctccccttcccatcctccctcctactcccttcctccttctcacctTCAGTCCCTCCTCCCAGTTGATCCACAGGTCTCCTCTGGTGAGGAAGCAGGCGACGGCGTGGCGGGCCAGGTGGTGGATCCAGCCCTCCTGCCTCAGCTGGGTCATGATGGCGTCGATCCATGGGAAGCCCGTCTGGCCCTGGGATCcacagagaggccagagagtcAAAACAACCACCATGCAGACAATAACTACTGTTTGGGATCAacccctccctgctctgagcctggggtcagggagggctggaggggtccGCTTGTACCATCGTCCACTTGTGGAGCAGGTCCTTCCTCTGGTCCCAGTCGATCTGGAGGCAGATGGGGTTGCCCTCCATCAGGCTGAAGTTGGGCGTTGCCGAGGCGATGGTGTAAAAGAACTCGCGCCAGAGCGTCTGCCCTTGGAGCGACCCGGGGGGCAGCGAGTGGTTCTTGGACTGGGGGAGGGCCCAGGGAGACGCGGGGAAACAAAAGGTTACCTTGGTGATATGGAAACCTGGCTTTTCTTTAGCCAAAAGATCAATGTCAAATGAACTGCCTCCAACACCTCTTTTTGGGGTGATTTTGAAACAATCGTGGAGCTCTACTTAATTTTGAGTACGTACCTGCGCATGGATTTTGGAGAGCCTGTGGTAGAAGGTGCGGGCGGACAGGCAGCCCAGGGCCAGGTAGGGAGACAGGCCGGTGGTGCTGGGTAGGAGGGAGTTGGGAATAGTCCGGGGCCTGGAGAAGTTGTTCACCCACCCCTGgacagacacaagacaagctctTTTAACCAGGCCACATATCTACAGGACAGCTGAGATTCGTCACTAACACCTCAGGACTCTGGTTTGGACTCAAGGATCAGGAGCGAGTAGTCCTAACAGTGTACTGGGGTTCACAGCAGGGGTTATTGGTTGTATTTTTCATATGTCGTTATTATAAAAAGAATCAAAGTTATCATGTTAATAATACACCTATAATACACTGCTCCAAAAAAATTATGGAACACTGAAACCACATCAGACCTCTATGTGAAAAGAAAATATGTTGGATATCTATAATGATATGGACAGTTTAATGTCTTAGGAATGAAATGATGCCACATCTTTTGATAGAAATCAAAGTCTTTAGCCTAGAGGGGGCTTAATTTTACAGACACCTCCAAAATCAAAGTAAAAAACTCATATGGCAGGCTAGTCCTTTTTGCCAAAATTCAATGTCTGCAACTCAAAATGCTTCTCAAAATCTTGTGTGGCCCCCACGTGCTTGTATGCATGCTTGACAACGTTGCGGCATGCTCCTAATGAGACGACAGATGGTGTCTTGTGGGATGTCCTCCCAGATCTGTCGAAGGGCATCAGTGAGTAAAGTCTGAGGAGCAACCTGGCGGAGTCTGATGGACCTAAACATAATGTCCCAGAGGTGTTCTATCGGGTTTAGGTCAGGTGAGGGACATTCAATTGTATCGATTCCTTCATCCTCCAGGTACTGCCTGTATACTCTTGCAACATCAGGCCGGGCATTGTCGTGCATCAGGAGGAACCCAGGACCTACTGCACCAGCGTAGGGTCTGACCATGGGTTCAAGGATTTCATCCCGATACCAAATGGCAGTCAGACTGCCGTTCTCTAGCCTGTAGAGGCCTGTGCGTCCCTCCATGGATATGCCtccccagaccatcactgaccCACCACCAAACCGGTCATGCTGAATGATGTTGGTCATTCTGTAGGGCTCGGGCAGTGCTcaatagcctgacgttgtcatactcataattctagtcagaatatgagtctgagaactctccgttgggctttgactaaggggcgtgtttcaaacaagcctggaaaacaaatgcctcttcgctcaattaaatagacctacaaccaatcagagcaacgtaatattttgtttgttgaaaacgaattcaacccaagcgctctttcgtgacgttgttgattacgttactgttgatcacctgtccatcatcgtataaagcccgccctggcaatttcattggtccgcccagattctggttttctgtagttggtccccaatacgagaccctccagacccaacttcccgaccaaattttttggggggcggggagaagttgggctggcagccaggctaagtgCTCAAGCCTTATGCTCCCAGTAGTGATAATGACTCTAGCTAAAGCCAACACTAGTGGAAAACCTGTCAAAGAGATCAAGAGGGAGAAACTTGAAATGGCTCCATATGCAAAACCAGTCCTGTTTTGGGGTCGGCTCATTGTTACCCCTTTAGTGCACCTGTTGTTTATTCCATCAACACCAAtgtttagaacaggtaagggggttttccaactccccttacctgttctaaaatcagcgcaaaacacgacctcttggggcttattgcttttctaaaactgttactacaaatatttgttaTGGTTTCatgaataaaaacaattagaaacaaaatagtttaataataaacagtCATCGCCACTACAAAgcatagttcctacataaatcgttgccacgcaactaTATCACACTAATATCGTAATCGTgaatcattttggccataataaTCGTGTCGGGAAAACTGGATAGGGACAGGCCTAAAAGGAAGGGTCTGTCTTTACCAGGCTGTTCCTGTGCAACAACATCTACTGGTTTTTTATTTATACATATACAGACTAAATGATTTCACCCTATGTATTCACTCTGTGAGAGTATTTCGAACAGCACTCTAGGAGGTGAATGTCCTCTGCTGCCCACCTGgctctccatgtgtgtgtgcagcctctGGAGGGCCTGGGTCTCTCCTCCAGGCCACAGCACCTGGTGCTCTGTGTGCaagcccagctcctccagggaggGCAGCCCGTACCGGCCCTCGTCCTCCAGGGAGGGCACCCCGTACCGGCCCTCGTCCTCCAGGGAGGGCACCCCGCACCGGCCCTTTTCCTCCAGCGGTGGACGGCACTTCCTGAGACGGAACAACACGGAGGAGACCGGAACATCACGTCCCCTCTGTCACTGCTCTTCACAGGCACACTGGGCTTCTAATGACAGGAACATTGGCATTAACGTACATTGACATaaccttaaaaaaacaaacacgtaCAAACATGTATATCATTTTTGGGGCTGATGTTTTTATTCCAAGTGACATAGAGAGGATCTGAACCTGATATGATGTCAAATGCTGTCCCATTACCCAGACACACTCATTATAAAAATGATTACACATTGTCATTCCAGTCAGTTGTCAATGTTGTCTTGGGGCAGGATTTCAGATGTGTGTCAACTATGTTTGTATTATATTGTATGACTACACTGTATATATGTAAAAATGCACAGCTGTCTGCCTTCCTATGTGTGCCCAGTACCAGCAGATATAAGTATAATTTCCCACGACGGGGGTCAGATGAAGGAAGCAGGTCACTTGAAACTACAAACCCTGTTTAGCAACGTTTATTCAATCCCATGATACAGAACATCCCAGATACATCATCACACAGTGTCTCTACAGACGCCAGACGCTGGtgtcctccctcccatccctagTAGCACCCCTGgagcatccctccctccccctagcAGTACCCCTGgaacatccctccctccccctagcAGCACCCCTGGAACAGCCCTCCATCCCCCTAGCAGCACCCCTGGAACATCCCTCCCGCCCCCTAGCAGCACCCCTGgaacacctctccctccccctagcAGCACCGCTGGAACCCAGAGACAACATCAGCTGAGCTGTGTGgtaaaggtcacatgatccaTATCCTGTTTGGAGCACAGGGGTTCTGACCAGGCTGGTCTGGCTGGGATCAAACACCAGCACTGCTGGCAGCCTGGTCGGCTCAGAGGTGGGCTGGTGACTGGCTGGGTCACACAGACAGGAGAACCTTTGATGTGAGGGTGTGGAATGGTCCAaaaacacacgtgtgtgtgtgtatgtgtatgtgtgtgtgtgtttgtgaatcatCAGTCAGATCATTCCTTGAGTCAATGATTGTGTTACAATTTCATTTCTTAGCATCCACCACCAACACAGACCCATGTTCTGTAGCTGGCTCctgcactgtgtgtttgtgagtggggGCTGTTGCTGCCGAGTCACATGTAGAGTGTTTACTAAACACAGACAGCTTAGGGATTCACAGGCATCTGCTGCCTTGgcagctctgacacacacacacactattacatGTGCCAGTCTCACACTACCGTAATAATTGTACTAATTAAACAACCATTCACAGCAGGGGCAACATTCCAAATAGCCTTGATAGCCACACCAATATCTCCCTCAGAAACAATACTAAACTAATCCATATGTCTACAGCCTAGCTTGGTTATCAAGGCCcaagatgagaggagatgatgggcAGGAAGGACTCTGCTGCCTGGTGATCCCTCCGGCACTAGCAGAACCAGACGGCCCTTTACTGCActcgcgtgcgtgtgtgtgtgtgtgggtgtgtgtgtgcacttactGGAAGTCCTCGGCTGTGATGTCTCTGGCAGGCTGACTGGGCTCCCCCAGACCAGAGAGAACCTTCAGGAACTTCTTATAGGTGAGGGGAGGCTGGCCCCCATTGGCTCTCACTATCCTGCAGGAGACGGAAGAACAACCGTGTCACTACAGCATGCCTAGGACACACTCCATCACAGCCCACACTGGACTtcctttagcagacacttttacacTAATACATGTACAGGGGGGTGACATCTGAACTTGGGCCCTATTGATCAGCAGTCAAGTAGCACTGAGCTATACcaatccccatgttctaccactgagctatacccatccccatgctctaccactgagctgtacccatccccatgttctagcACTGAGATATACCCATCCCATACTCtagcactgagctatacccatcccataCTCtagcactgagctatacccatccccatgctctaccactgagctatacccatccccatgctccaccactgagctatacccatccccatgctctaccactgagatatacccatccccatgctctaccactgagctgtaaccatccccatgttctaccactgagctatacccatcctccTACTAGCTCTGTGTCTTAACAGGAGGGCTCCAGCTTGCCTGCTCCCACCTGCGGACGTCGTAGAGCGTGTGAGCCACGGCGGTGCGCAGGGTCAGGCTCAGCTCCCCGGCCAGGGCCTGGATCTCCTGGTCCTGCTGGAGATAGTGGGGCTCCACCTCTGTGTCCAGGCTGAGCTGGGTCACCCCCCACTGGGCCACCAGGCGCCGCAGCACCCCCAGGCAGGGCCCCTGGACCACGTAGAGCCGGGAGCCCAGCGCCTGCAACCTGTGGTGGAGGTCCTCCAGACTCTGGAGGACAACAGGCCTCAGATTAGGATTAGGCTTTCTAGGAGGCCTTGAGAAGGGGTGGTTTACATTGTTAATGTATTATTCATTTGAATTGATACTATCAAAACAAGCCGAACACCCTCCAGCTGACTTGTTGGAACACAATCTGACAAATTCCCAAAATTGCACTGTGTGCCAGGAAGTAGTAATCAAATATAAAATCTGTTACTGTCAATGGGCTATTTTTCTTCATAGCAAGGACATATAT is part of the Hypomesus transpacificus isolate Combined female chromosome 9, fHypTra1, whole genome shotgun sequence genome and encodes:
- the cry4 gene encoding cryptochrome circadian regulator 4 — translated: MTQHRSIHLFRKGLRLHDNPSLVGVLESSEFVYPVFILDRAFMEGAMRIGVLRWRFILQSLEDLHHRLQALGSRLYVVQGPCLGVLRRLVAQWGVTQLSLDTEVEPHYLQQDQEIQALAGELSLTLRTAVAHTLYDVRRIVRANGGQPPLTYKKFLKVLSGLGEPSQPARDITAEDFQKCRPPLEEKGRCGVPSLEDEGRYGVPSLEDEGRYGLPSLEELGLHTEHQVLWPGGETQALQRLHTHMESQGWVNNFSRPRTIPNSLLPSTTGLSPYLALGCLSARTFYHRLSKIHAQSKNHSLPPGSLQGQTLWREFFYTIASATPNFSLMEGNPICLQIDWDQRKDLLHKWTMGQTGFPWIDAIMTQLRQEGWIHHLARHAVACFLTRGDLWINWEEGLKVFEDELLDADYSINAGNWMWLSASAFYHQLPRIFCPVRFGRRTDPTGEYLRKYLPVLKDFPSKYIYEPWKAPEEVQLQAGCVIGKDYPLPVVDHKEASQKNLEMMTQVHNQQESTARLTRDVVDDPMKMRLERNDTVEDEDGTPPTKQRRPDREQRAAPGREADTDDDSRDTE